Proteins co-encoded in one Prunus persica cultivar Lovell chromosome G6, Prunus_persica_NCBIv2, whole genome shotgun sequence genomic window:
- the LOC18772142 gene encoding pyridoxal 5'-phosphate synthase subunit PDX1.3: protein MAGSGVVAVYGNGAITESKQSPFSVKVGLAQMLRGGVIMDVVNAEQARIAEEAGACAVMALERVPADIRAQGGVARMSDPQLIKEIKQAVTIPVMAKARIGHFVEAQILEAIGVDYVDESEVLTLADEEHHINKHNFRVPFVCGCRNLGEALRRVREGAAMIRTKGEAGTGNIIEAVRHVRSVMGDIRVLRNMDDDEVFTFAKKIAAPYDLVMQTKQLGRLPVVHFAAGGVATPADAALMMQLGCDGVFVGSGVFKSGDPVKRGRAIVQAVTHYRDPDVLAEVSCGLGEAMVGLNLKDEKVERFANRSE from the coding sequence ATGGCGGGTTCCGGCGTGGTGGCTGTGTACGGAAATGGAGCAATCACCGAGAGCAAGCAATCGCCGTTCTCCGTCAAAGTGGGCCTGGCCCAAATGCTCCGCGGCGGCGTCATAATGGACGTCGTCAACGCCGAGCAGGCTCGAATTGCAGAGGAGGCAGGCGCGTGCGCCGTCATGGCCCTGGAGCGGGTGCCCGCAGATATCCGAGCCCAGGGTGGGGTGGCTCGAATGTCCGACCCGCAACTCATCAAAGAAATCAAGCAGGCCGTGACCATACCCGTCATGGCCAAGGCCCGAATCGGCCACTTCGTCGAGGCCCAAATCCTGGAAGCCATCGGCGTCGATTACGTTGACGAGAGCGAGGTCCTGACCCTCGCCGATGAAGAGCACCACATCAACAAGCACAATTTCCGGGTGCCGTTCGTCTGCGGGTGCCGGAATCTCGGCGAGGCGCTCCGCCGAGTCCGAGAAGGAGCGGCTATGATCCGGACCAAGGGTGAGGCCGGCACGGGGAACATCATCGAAGCGGTGAGGCACGTGCGGTCCGTGATGGGGGACATTAGGGTTTTGCGGAACATGGACGACGACGAGGTGTTCACTTTCGCGAAGAAGATCGCGGCGCCGTACGATCTGGTGATGCAGACGAAGCAGCTGGGGAGGCTGCCTGTAGTGCACTTCGCGGCGGGAGGGGTGGCGACGCCGGCGGATGCGGCGCTGATGATGCAGCTGGGTTGCGACGGGGTGTTTGTCGGGTCCGGCGTGTTCAAGAGCGGTGACCCGGTGAAGCGTGGGAGGGCGATTGTGCAGGCTGTGACCCATTACAGGGACCCGGATGTGCTGGCTGAGGTGAGTTGCGGGTTGGGCGAGGCCATGGTTGGGTTGAATTTGAAGGACGAGAAGGTGGAGAGGTTTGCTAATCGGTCTGAGTGA